In Edaphobacter paludis, a single window of DNA contains:
- a CDS encoding aldolase/citrate lyase family protein, translating to MAEEYTAGVHPASPDTWSVVRERLNAGEYVIGMTVASNNLETAAYAATLGFHFLWAEMEHSSLSLESLRNMVMATRGLPAPIFARVPWAELWMAKRVLDQGVQGVIFPFVSTPERAMVAAQGCHYPPFGRRGSGAGLAVSTWPALGSYYDSADANVLVVCVIEEAAAVETIEEIVATPGVDVIFIGVSDLSFSLGLRGRQDEPLLDEAIAKIVAAAKRHGKWLGRPAGSAADVKRFHAEGFQFFQSVTELGLMKLGAQHLLEPLGIKDKPPEQSTFY from the coding sequence ATGGCGGAGGAGTATACGGCTGGAGTACACCCGGCGTCGCCCGATACATGGAGCGTGGTGCGCGAACGTTTGAATGCGGGCGAGTATGTCATAGGGATGACAGTGGCCTCTAACAACCTTGAAACTGCGGCGTATGCTGCTACGCTGGGCTTTCATTTTCTTTGGGCCGAGATGGAGCACTCATCGCTTTCGTTGGAATCGCTACGGAACATGGTGATGGCGACACGTGGTCTTCCGGCACCCATTTTTGCTCGGGTACCGTGGGCCGAGTTGTGGATGGCGAAGCGGGTGCTGGACCAGGGGGTGCAAGGCGTCATCTTTCCGTTTGTGTCGACGCCGGAACGCGCCATGGTTGCGGCGCAAGGATGCCACTATCCGCCGTTTGGGCGGAGAGGATCGGGTGCGGGCTTGGCGGTCTCGACGTGGCCCGCTCTGGGGAGTTATTACGACTCCGCCGATGCGAACGTGCTTGTAGTGTGCGTCATTGAAGAGGCTGCCGCAGTGGAGACAATTGAAGAGATTGTTGCGACCCCGGGTGTGGACGTGATCTTTATCGGTGTCAGCGATCTATCCTTTTCGCTTGGCCTGCGCGGGCGCCAAGATGAACCATTGCTGGATGAGGCGATTGCGAAAATTGTCGCGGCCGCCAAACGGCATGGTAAGTGGCTGGGGCGTCCAGCTGGCAGCGCAGCGGATGTGAAGCGCTTTCACGCGGAGGGGTTCCAGTTCTTTCAGTCCGTGACAGAGCTTGGACTGATGAAGCTGGGAGCACAGCATCTGCTTGAGCCACTGGGGATCAAGGACAAGCCGCCAGAACAAAGCACGTTCTACTAG
- a CDS encoding carboxypeptidase regulatory-like domain-containing protein, with protein MNFRRWTLPGLASLIFLCAVPLFAQGTQATLDGQVTDGTGAALAAAKITIRNVQTGVSTTSVSGPDGYYHVSSLDPGQYSIIVQQPSFDTSIRNGVHVEVAQHATLDFSLTPGSVNENVTVTAATAQLETETATQSTELGQQKLLSLPTQGHNPISAVFSVPGVVVTTADTRLRAFDTAGTSGTSINGSPNGTNEILVDGMSSLQNASTASYIPTQEATSEVRVQTTNYDAAYGWTLGGVINMLSKSGTNEIHGSAWEYFQNTVLNANSFNNNYTHTPRSSSHVNTFGFSLSGPIIKNKLFAMYTYEDLRQVIPDPFIVSVPTDLQKVGDFSQTYNANGSLQVIYDPYSTYTDTNGVLRRKAVPGNNLKNLSYPMNPIALKVLAMLPAGNVKNIPITGLNNLTNGPNNRKFTDFFPEHMIRVDYAINPATRIFGRYSRNALQEARGFRYSTTSTLNAADTTSNNPFTRENHNGTVQLTRVLNPTTVLNARVGLERYKTASIPTQDTTTGPSALGFASDYVGQSANVFPQFTWANYNGAGAVPANTTTSYNYTVGASLAKSAGTNNLSAGVDLRLLRNNVQSPGASSGKFVFDQTFTGATPLSVSSTSGNALASFLLGTPQTGTIDKNSYPTRQMKMTSLYLQNDIRVRKNLTLNLGIRWDYLGTITDRFNGLATFDPTVVNPLAVTGQTLYGGLLFAGVNGQQRGITNQRWGNLGPRFGASYQLGHSTVFHGGYGLLYGQAMNDPGEAPGFSYTTNMVTSVQSGIPYNTLTDPFPNSSVQSPSYASNGLKTYLGQSFSFASPNGKAPTVQQFSFGVQHQFPKDFLLTMSYVGARFGRLPVSHQINAVPLSAVGFGATYLTQSVANPFAGLLPGTALNNKTVQRQQLLAPYPQFLVGTITGTSGITEMFIPIGTSSYDAGQFVLQKRLSYGLDFTVQYTLSKQLDQKLYSNPQDTGLQKVIAAWDVPRNMQISLLWQLPFGTGRAFGSHLAAPVRWAISGWDVSSLTRLQAGMPLDLTNSTNSVPTGNPRLAHPTLARWFNNCTQLASGATQYCQSGDTPVWTVRQAYQLQTWKTRLASVRLPGVHNSDISLARNIRVAERVNAVFRTDFINAFNSPQFFNGPTSDVNSANFGRILGVSDQSNLPRFVQFSLKAEF; from the coding sequence ATGAATTTTCGTAGGTGGACTCTCCCAGGTCTAGCGTCACTTATATTCCTTTGTGCGGTTCCGCTCTTTGCCCAGGGAACCCAGGCAACACTCGATGGACAGGTAACGGACGGCACAGGGGCTGCCTTGGCCGCCGCCAAAATCACCATTCGCAATGTGCAGACAGGAGTATCCACGACCAGCGTCTCTGGTCCGGATGGTTACTATCACGTCAGTTCTCTTGATCCTGGCCAATACTCCATCATCGTGCAGCAGCCCTCGTTTGACACGAGCATCCGGAACGGAGTTCATGTTGAGGTTGCACAACACGCGACGCTTGACTTCTCTCTCACTCCTGGCAGTGTGAACGAAAACGTGACTGTAACGGCAGCAACGGCACAGCTTGAAACCGAGACAGCCACGCAGTCAACGGAACTGGGCCAACAGAAGCTGCTGTCTCTTCCGACGCAGGGCCACAACCCGATCTCGGCCGTCTTTTCCGTTCCCGGCGTCGTTGTCACCACTGCCGACACGCGACTGCGTGCCTTCGACACCGCGGGCACCTCTGGAACGTCGATCAACGGATCGCCCAATGGCACGAATGAAATTCTGGTGGATGGTATGAGCTCACTCCAGAACGCGTCCACGGCCTCTTACATCCCGACGCAGGAAGCCACGAGCGAGGTACGTGTACAAACCACCAACTACGATGCAGCATATGGCTGGACGCTTGGCGGTGTCATCAACATGCTGTCTAAAAGCGGTACCAACGAGATTCATGGTTCTGCCTGGGAGTACTTTCAGAACACCGTTCTAAATGCCAATTCATTCAATAACAATTACACCCACACCCCGCGCTCCTCATCCCATGTAAACACGTTCGGTTTCAGCCTCAGCGGGCCGATCATTAAGAACAAGCTCTTCGCCATGTACACGTACGAGGATCTTCGGCAGGTGATCCCGGATCCCTTCATCGTTTCTGTTCCGACAGACCTTCAGAAGGTCGGAGACTTTTCTCAGACCTATAACGCGAATGGCAGCCTGCAAGTCATTTATGATCCATACTCCACATACACCGATACAAACGGTGTGTTGCGGCGCAAAGCGGTTCCAGGCAACAACCTCAAGAATCTTAGCTACCCGATGAATCCAATTGCCTTGAAAGTACTGGCGATGCTTCCGGCAGGCAATGTGAAGAATATTCCCATTACCGGGCTGAACAATCTGACCAACGGTCCTAACAATCGCAAATTTACAGACTTTTTCCCGGAGCATATGATTCGGGTTGATTATGCAATCAACCCGGCTACGCGTATCTTCGGACGATACTCACGCAACGCGCTACAGGAAGCACGCGGTTTCCGCTATTCGACGACTTCTACGCTGAACGCCGCAGATACAACTTCAAACAATCCCTTCACGCGCGAAAATCATAACGGGACGGTACAGCTTACCCGAGTTCTGAACCCGACCACCGTGCTGAATGCACGTGTTGGCCTTGAACGCTACAAGACAGCGAGCATCCCCACACAGGACACCACGACCGGTCCCAGCGCCCTCGGTTTCGCATCGGACTATGTAGGGCAGTCGGCGAACGTGTTTCCGCAGTTCACTTGGGCCAACTACAACGGAGCAGGCGCAGTTCCGGCAAACACGACAACGAGCTATAACTACACCGTTGGTGCGTCCCTTGCGAAATCCGCGGGGACGAACAACTTGAGTGCAGGAGTTGACCTTCGCTTGCTGCGAAACAACGTACAAAGTCCTGGCGCCAGCTCTGGCAAATTTGTTTTTGATCAGACGTTTACCGGTGCCACTCCTCTGTCCGTCAGTTCCACATCCGGCAATGCCCTTGCATCCTTCCTGCTTGGCACGCCACAGACGGGCACGATCGATAAGAACAGCTACCCGACACGTCAGATGAAGATGACATCTTTGTATCTCCAGAACGACATTCGTGTAAGGAAGAACCTGACGTTGAATTTGGGAATCCGCTGGGATTATCTGGGAACCATTACCGATAGATTTAACGGATTGGCGACCTTTGATCCCACCGTCGTCAATCCTCTTGCCGTCACAGGACAGACGCTCTATGGCGGCCTGCTGTTTGCCGGCGTGAATGGTCAGCAGCGCGGCATCACGAACCAGAGATGGGGTAACCTGGGACCGCGTTTTGGCGCTTCCTATCAACTAGGTCACAGCACTGTGTTTCATGGTGGATATGGACTCCTCTATGGACAGGCTATGAACGATCCGGGAGAAGCACCTGGCTTCAGCTACACGACCAACATGGTGACCTCGGTTCAATCCGGGATTCCCTATAACACTCTGACCGATCCGTTCCCCAACAGCAGTGTCCAGTCGCCATCGTATGCGTCCAATGGACTGAAGACATACCTGGGACAGAGCTTTTCGTTTGCAAGTCCTAACGGCAAAGCTCCCACGGTGCAACAGTTCTCCTTTGGAGTTCAGCATCAGTTCCCGAAGGATTTCCTGCTGACCATGTCGTATGTAGGAGCCCGCTTCGGGCGTCTTCCTGTCTCGCACCAGATCAACGCGGTTCCTTTGAGCGCAGTTGGATTTGGCGCGACCTACTTGACGCAGAGCGTGGCGAATCCGTTCGCTGGTCTGCTACCCGGAACGGCCCTGAACAACAAAACAGTTCAGAGGCAACAGCTTCTTGCTCCCTATCCGCAGTTCCTGGTTGGCACTATCACCGGGACCAGCGGCATCACCGAAATGTTCATTCCGATCGGAACATCCAGCTACGATGCCGGCCAGTTCGTTCTGCAAAAGCGCTTATCCTACGGACTGGACTTCACCGTGCAATACACGTTGTCCAAGCAGCTGGATCAGAAGCTCTACTCCAACCCGCAAGACACAGGATTGCAGAAGGTCATCGCAGCCTGGGACGTTCCGCGCAATATGCAGATCAGCCTTCTTTGGCAGTTGCCCTTCGGTACGGGACGCGCGTTTGGATCGCATCTTGCAGCGCCTGTTCGCTGGGCGATCAGTGGATGGGATGTCAGCTCTCTGACGCGTCTGCAGGCAGGTATGCCGCTCGACCTGACCAACAGTACAAACTCCGTTCCAACGGGCAATCCCAGGTTGGCCCATCCAACTCTGGCCCGGTGGTTCAACAATTGCACTCAGCTAGCCAGCGGTGCAACACAGTATTGCCAATCCGGTGATACGCCTGTCTGGACAGTCCGCCAGGCATATCAACTGCAGACATGGAAGACGCGCCTGGCCAGTGTTCGTCTGCCAGGTGTGCACAACTCGGATATCTCGTTGGCCAGGAATATTCGTGTTGCCGAGCGGGTGAATGCGGTCTTCCGGACGGATTTCATCAACGCATTCAACTCACCACAGTTCTTCAACGGCCCAACCTCTGACGTGAACAGCGCCAACTTTGGAAGAATCCTGGGTGTAAGCGACCAAAGCAACCTGCCGCGATTTGTTCAGTTCTCTCTCAAGGCTGAGTTTTAA
- a CDS encoding GntR family transcriptional regulator, whose translation MRTKIKGKSGKPKSTIREKAYQYIQSRIAEGTLPSGGAISELLLAKELGSSRTPVREAISQLVSEGLLEQTPNRGTVVVRLTREDIVDLYELREALEVYVVAKVTREQLPPEDIKRLEHLSDGILTLVEELQASGEEHLNAEQMSRFVAADRGFHTLLMAFSFNPRIRKIVDETRLLIRIFAMRRLGYGVAKLKHIHAQHAAIIQAIVERDPELATLRLAEHIQISKQERLDEFDRNRRASSIEQSCSDLNF comes from the coding sequence ATGAGAACTAAGATCAAAGGGAAATCGGGTAAGCCGAAATCCACGATTCGCGAAAAGGCGTACCAGTACATTCAGAGCCGCATCGCCGAGGGAACTCTCCCATCGGGCGGTGCAATCTCCGAACTCCTCCTCGCTAAGGAACTCGGGAGCAGCCGTACACCGGTGCGCGAAGCCATCAGCCAACTGGTCTCCGAAGGCCTGTTGGAGCAGACGCCCAATCGCGGCACCGTTGTCGTGCGCCTTACCCGCGAAGATATCGTCGACCTCTACGAACTCCGCGAAGCCCTCGAAGTCTACGTCGTCGCCAAAGTGACGCGGGAGCAGCTTCCCCCGGAAGACATTAAACGGCTTGAGCATTTATCCGATGGCATCCTGACCCTGGTCGAAGAGCTGCAGGCATCCGGCGAAGAGCATCTCAACGCCGAGCAGATGTCGCGTTTCGTCGCCGCAGATCGCGGCTTTCACACGCTTCTCATGGCCTTTTCGTTCAATCCGCGTATCCGCAAAATTGTCGATGAAACCCGCCTGCTGATCCGCATCTTCGCCATGCGCCGCCTCGGCTACGGTGTCGCCAAGCTCAAGCACATCCACGCGCAGCACGCGGCCATCATCCAGGCCATTGTCGAACGTGATCCCGAACTCGCCACGCTGCGCCTAGCCGAACACATCCAGATCAGCAAGCAGGAGCGCCTCGACGAGTTCGACCGTAACCGCCGCGCCAGCAGCATCGAACAGAGCTGCTCCGACCTGAACTTCTAG
- a CDS encoding AraC family transcriptional regulator, with amino-acid sequence MPLLGDKEKQSLGEQPWKDLLLERHLVQPSEIPEHEHPDLCLHLQLSGNADFEWWSAKRNAVSRTEPGSMILIPAGTRDRLRWKGSSERLILSVDQHSLASFAQDMDSEYIPEFRAGWSFRDQGLRQILSEMGKQARDHWPLGGLYADLLTVGLKTRLIQNHAVNPATRPTLKGGLGMPRLKRTMEFINANLGEDVRLDTIAKELGVSSSHFAHEFRNSTGQTPYQYLLEQRMAKAKHLLLTTKLPVQVVGGLVGFSSPVNFVRAFRQRLRTTPETWRKSDDAIK; translated from the coding sequence GTGCCGCTTCTCGGCGATAAGGAGAAGCAAAGCTTGGGTGAGCAGCCATGGAAGGATCTCTTGCTCGAAAGGCACCTGGTCCAACCCAGCGAAATTCCTGAACACGAGCATCCTGACCTTTGTCTTCATCTTCAATTATCAGGCAATGCGGATTTCGAGTGGTGGTCGGCAAAGAGGAACGCCGTATCCCGAACCGAGCCCGGCTCAATGATCCTGATTCCCGCCGGCACCAGAGATCGTTTGCGTTGGAAAGGAAGTTCTGAGCGACTTATCCTTTCGGTCGATCAACATTCCCTCGCTAGCTTTGCCCAAGATATGGACTCCGAGTATATTCCGGAGTTCAGAGCAGGTTGGTCGTTCAGAGATCAAGGCTTGCGGCAGATTCTGTCAGAGATGGGAAAACAAGCCCGGGATCACTGGCCCCTTGGCGGCTTATACGCCGACCTGCTCACCGTGGGTTTGAAGACTCGGCTGATACAGAATCACGCTGTGAACCCAGCCACGAGACCGACTTTGAAGGGCGGCCTGGGCATGCCCAGGCTGAAACGCACCATGGAGTTCATAAACGCGAACCTTGGCGAGGATGTGCGTCTCGACACGATCGCGAAAGAACTGGGTGTGAGCTCCTCGCACTTTGCTCACGAGTTCCGCAACAGCACAGGCCAAACACCCTACCAGTATTTGTTGGAACAAAGAATGGCGAAGGCAAAGCATCTGCTCCTCACCACGAAACTGCCGGTGCAGGTGGTCGGTGGACTAGTTGGGTTCAGCTCTCCGGTCAACTTCGTGCGGGCATTCCGCCAGCGTTTAAGAACAACTCCTGAGACGTGGCGCAAAAGCGACGATGCGATCAAGTGA
- a CDS encoding LacI family DNA-binding transcriptional regulator, with protein sequence MIKRRSVPALLDVARHAGVGAATVSRVINGGQNVSRKMLDRVQKSIDELGYHPSEAARSLKGARTKTIGLIVPSVADPFFAVTAAAVQEVARAHGTLVLLASSDNLPERESEHMVTLIQRRVDGLLLAPSDAADADLLKHAGFPVVCFDRPFPGNAASTVLIDNHGGAKMATEHLLHSGCRRILCLAGDSKLFTSQRRVRGYRDVMKAAGLPYIAELEVNDLEGVRNVLRRHLSGRENVDGIFCIKNALTIHAYKVLREMGVSIPEKVSLLGFDDFDLADTLEPPITVVRQPVVGIATKAAEMLFEAMATYREKRRTVTMNVELVVRGSCREPFLQSRKSSGKKVEPLRKR encoded by the coding sequence GTGATCAAGAGACGCAGTGTTCCGGCCCTACTGGATGTGGCGCGCCACGCCGGCGTCGGAGCGGCCACCGTCTCCCGTGTAATCAACGGCGGCCAGAACGTCAGCCGAAAGATGCTAGACCGGGTCCAGAAGTCCATTGACGAGCTCGGCTATCATCCAAGCGAAGCTGCCCGCAGCCTGAAAGGCGCACGCACCAAAACCATCGGGCTGATTGTCCCAAGCGTAGCCGACCCTTTTTTTGCGGTGACCGCGGCAGCGGTTCAGGAGGTGGCGCGCGCCCACGGTACACTCGTGCTGCTGGCCTCCAGCGATAATCTGCCGGAACGCGAGAGCGAACACATGGTGACCCTCATCCAGCGCCGTGTAGACGGCCTCCTCCTCGCACCGAGTGACGCTGCGGATGCCGATCTTCTCAAGCATGCAGGGTTCCCGGTTGTGTGCTTTGACCGGCCCTTTCCCGGCAATGCCGCGTCGACCGTGCTCATCGATAACCATGGAGGAGCGAAGATGGCCACGGAACATTTGCTGCACAGCGGATGCAGGCGAATCCTCTGCCTCGCGGGCGACAGCAAACTCTTCACCAGCCAAAGACGGGTGCGCGGATATCGCGATGTGATGAAAGCAGCCGGTCTTCCCTACATCGCGGAACTGGAAGTGAACGATCTAGAAGGCGTTCGCAATGTACTCCGGCGGCACCTTTCCGGACGTGAAAACGTCGATGGCATCTTCTGCATCAAGAATGCTCTCACCATTCACGCGTACAAAGTTCTACGTGAGATGGGCGTATCAATTCCTGAAAAGGTCTCTCTCCTTGGGTTCGATGATTTCGACCTTGCGGACACACTAGAACCGCCCATCACGGTGGTGCGACAGCCCGTGGTGGGCATTGCAACCAAAGCGGCGGAGATGTTGTTTGAAGCGATGGCAACCTACCGGGAAAAGCGCCGCACTGTCACCATGAATGTGGAGCTTGTGGTCCGCGGATCGTGCCGCGAACCTTTCTTGCAATCCCGAAAATCTTCCGGGAAAAAGGTTGAGCCACTTCGCAAGCGCTGA
- a CDS encoding MFS transporter, which translates to MATRAGRGSGNPRTKWFTIGLLWFVFLFNYADRQAIFSLFPLIKTEMMLTDVQLGVLGSCFMWMYALCGPFTGWMTDRVSRKTLILGALVFWSVVTGATAFAHTYHQMIWCRALGGLGEAFYFPAAMAMISDYHGPKTRSRAMSLHQTAVYAGSIAGGSISAVVGQHGGWRASFLLFGGCGVVLGLVLSFLLREPLRGQSELRADQHAKKKKTSTALKEILGNRIVLVLIGIFMGANFVAVVFLTWLPTFLYQKFHMSLSMAGLNASLYLQAASLLGVICGGMLADRFSKKRGGGRQLAQAIGLLLGAPFLFLTGWTLSVPVLVMAMIGFGYFKGLYDANIIAGLYDVVAIENRGTAAGIANSLGWLGGGMAPVIIALGSARFGMGACISATAGIYLVIGVVMLLTARHLQGMRRRQNIEGVVVPA; encoded by the coding sequence ATGGCAACCAGAGCTGGACGAGGGTCAGGTAATCCGCGGACAAAATGGTTCACCATCGGCCTGCTGTGGTTCGTCTTTCTGTTCAACTACGCGGATCGCCAGGCGATTTTCTCGCTCTTTCCGTTGATTAAGACCGAGATGATGCTGACGGATGTGCAACTAGGCGTTCTCGGCTCGTGCTTTATGTGGATGTATGCGCTTTGTGGACCGTTCACGGGATGGATGACGGATCGAGTTTCACGCAAGACGCTGATCCTCGGAGCTCTGGTGTTCTGGTCGGTAGTGACAGGCGCGACGGCGTTTGCGCATACATATCACCAGATGATCTGGTGCCGGGCGCTGGGCGGCCTGGGTGAGGCGTTCTATTTCCCTGCTGCAATGGCCATGATCAGCGACTATCACGGACCCAAGACACGGTCGCGGGCGATGTCACTGCACCAGACGGCGGTGTATGCGGGGAGTATTGCCGGCGGATCGATCTCTGCCGTAGTGGGACAGCACGGTGGGTGGCGGGCCAGCTTCCTGCTCTTTGGCGGATGCGGCGTGGTGTTGGGCCTGGTGTTGAGCTTTCTGCTTCGCGAACCTTTGCGTGGGCAGTCGGAGCTAAGGGCGGATCAGCACGCGAAGAAGAAGAAGACGTCGACGGCGCTCAAGGAGATTCTTGGAAATCGCATCGTGCTTGTGCTGATCGGGATCTTTATGGGAGCAAACTTTGTAGCCGTGGTGTTCCTGACCTGGCTGCCCACTTTCCTGTACCAGAAGTTCCACATGAGTCTTTCGATGGCGGGGTTGAATGCCAGCTTGTATCTGCAGGCGGCTTCTCTGCTGGGTGTGATTTGTGGGGGCATGCTGGCGGATCGCTTTTCGAAGAAACGCGGCGGCGGCCGGCAGCTTGCCCAGGCGATCGGGCTCCTGCTCGGTGCGCCATTCTTGTTTCTGACAGGGTGGACGTTGTCCGTGCCCGTGCTGGTGATGGCGATGATCGGGTTCGGTTACTTCAAGGGTTTGTATGACGCGAACATCATTGCCGGACTCTACGACGTGGTTGCGATTGAGAATCGCGGAACGGCTGCAGGGATCGCGAACTCGCTTGGATGGCTGGGCGGAGGGATGGCGCCCGTGATCATTGCGTTGGGGTCCGCGCGCTTTGGCATGGGAGCCTGCATCAGTGCGACGGCGGGAATTTACCTGGTGATCGGCGTGGTGATGCTGCTGACGGCACGGCATCTGCAAGGGATGCGGCGCAGGCAGAACATCGAGGGAGTGGTGGTTCCGGCCTAG
- a CDS encoding protein phosphatase 2C domain-containing protein yields the protein MARFGKRSRPIVLRLRDYACTLLVVVVGTKKAALWQIGDGPICFRTQTEDGVHYAFWQPDERRRT from the coding sequence ATGGCTCGCTTTGGGAAACGGTCGAGGCCGATCGTCCTTCGCCTTCGCGACTATGCATGTACTTTGTTGGTCGTCGTCGTGGGGACGAAAAAAGCTGCACTTTGGCAAATCGGAGATGGACCGATTTGTTTCCGTACTCAAACGGAAGATGGTGTGCACTATGCATTCTGGCAGCCAGACGAGAGGAGGCGAACGTAA
- a CDS encoding dihydrodipicolinate synthase family protein, producing the protein MINFHGVYAALLTPRSATGELAITSYRKQLAELGKTDLAGYAINGATGEFTISSDADLELLTRTTRSDAPGAQILCGIGAADVFLTIRKGRIAQAAGADAALLPMPYFFPYRQDDLAAYISAVADAVELPILLYNLPQFTSGLYADTVLALFARHRNIAGIKDSSGSLDIVRAMTSARLPHARLIGNDGALCEALAENVCDGVVSGVACTLPELMSTLFAVAGTGDFSGKCALLEQFLEQLGALPTPWGLKVTSAFREFTQESYPFPLSTEREAQVSRLRTWFGGWYQQTLT; encoded by the coding sequence TTGATCAATTTTCATGGTGTATACGCCGCTCTTCTCACTCCTCGCAGCGCTACCGGCGAGCTGGCCATCACTTCTTATCGCAAGCAGCTCGCAGAACTCGGCAAAACCGACCTTGCCGGCTATGCCATCAACGGTGCAACAGGTGAATTTACGATCTCCTCTGACGCCGACCTCGAACTTCTCACCAGAACGACTCGCAGCGATGCCCCCGGCGCCCAGATTCTCTGCGGCATTGGAGCCGCAGACGTTTTTCTCACCATACGCAAGGGACGAATTGCACAGGCCGCCGGAGCCGACGCCGCACTCCTCCCGATGCCCTATTTCTTCCCCTACCGCCAGGACGATCTGGCGGCTTACATCTCCGCGGTAGCCGACGCCGTCGAGCTCCCCATCCTGCTCTACAATTTGCCGCAATTTACCTCGGGCCTCTATGCCGACACGGTCCTTGCGCTCTTCGCGAGGCATCGCAATATCGCCGGCATCAAGGACTCCAGTGGCTCGCTCGATATCGTCCGTGCCATGACATCGGCACGCCTCCCTCACGCCCGTCTTATCGGTAACGACGGTGCCCTCTGTGAGGCCCTCGCCGAAAACGTCTGCGACGGCGTCGTCTCCGGCGTAGCCTGCACACTTCCCGAGCTTATGTCTACGCTCTTCGCCGTAGCGGGCACAGGCGATTTCTCCGGCAAATGCGCTCTCCTCGAGCAGTTCCTCGAGCAGTTGGGTGCCCTCCCCACGCCATGGGGGCTCAAAGTCACCAGTGCCTTCCGCGAATTCACGCAGGAAAGCTATCCCTTCCCGCTCTCCACTGAACGCGAAGCCCAAGTCTCCAGGCTCCGCACCTGGTTTGGCGGCTGGTATCAACAAACACTTACCTGA